In the Candidatus Acidiferrales bacterium genome, one interval contains:
- a CDS encoding SDR family oxidoreductase produces the protein MSTTASAKRETVLVTGATDGLGRATAILFASEGYRVFAAGRDAQKRAALEQLAEEQHMHLETLELDVTSDESADRAIAEIQRRTGPVDILVNNAGIGIASVMEEVTLADLRKQFETNFFGVVRMTQRVLPAMRERRHGCIVNMSSIAGVISNPLMGPYSGSKHALEAISDALRLELASFGIRVILIEPGFIPTNINRAGAELSSRYIGNAAASPYARVYLGFLKSWQKGVARAKSTPEDCAHVILRAVRNPRPHARYTVTREARIGKWMRWIFSDRTFDRAVLKMMGLDRPSAEPPSQEAIQVQIDSMMRARPR, from the coding sequence ATGAGCACGACTGCAAGCGCTAAACGGGAAACAGTCCTGGTCACGGGCGCAACCGACGGCTTGGGCCGCGCCACCGCGATTCTTTTCGCCTCGGAAGGTTATCGCGTGTTTGCCGCCGGCCGTGACGCGCAGAAGCGCGCCGCCCTCGAGCAGCTTGCCGAGGAGCAGCACATGCACCTCGAAACGCTCGAGCTCGATGTCACGAGCGACGAATCCGCCGACCGCGCCATCGCCGAAATTCAGCGCCGCACCGGCCCTGTCGACATCCTCGTCAACAATGCCGGCATCGGCATCGCCAGCGTGATGGAAGAAGTCACTCTCGCCGATCTTCGAAAGCAGTTCGAGACCAACTTCTTCGGCGTTGTGCGCATGACTCAGCGCGTCCTGCCCGCCATGCGCGAGCGCCGCCATGGCTGCATCGTCAACATGAGCTCGATTGCCGGCGTCATCTCCAATCCTTTGATGGGCCCCTATAGCGGCAGCAAGCATGCGCTCGAAGCCATCTCCGATGCGCTTCGTCTCGAACTCGCATCTTTCGGCATCCGCGTCATTCTCATCGAGCCAGGCTTTATCCCCACAAATATCAACCGTGCGGGCGCCGAGCTTTCCTCGCGTTACATCGGAAACGCCGCGGCCAGTCCCTACGCGCGCGTCTATCTCGGCTTTCTCAAATCCTGGCAGAAAGGCGTCGCCAGAGCGAAGTCCACGCCCGAGGACTGCGCCCACGTCATTCTTCGGGCTGTCCGAAATCCGCGGCCGCATGCGCGTTACACGGTCACGCGCGAAGCGCGCATCGGTAAGTGGATGCGCTGGATTTTTTCCGACCGCACCTTCGATCGCGCGGTGCTCAAGATGATGGGCCTCGACCGTCCTTCAGCAGAACCACCCTCGCAGGAAGCTATTCAAGTTCAAATCGATTCCATGATGCGCGCGCGCCCGCGATAA
- the bla gene encoding subclass B3 metallo-beta-lactamase, which yields MNRKLFLCAALLVFCLAAFYASTHAGSPQADASARAMNQPVKPFHIIGNIYYVGASDVTSFLIVTPAGDILLDGGFVETAPQIEANIRALGFHLRDVKILLNSHAHYDHAGGLSDIQRATGAKFYASAADAPSLAAGGRGDFYFGDSLPFSPVKPSRLLSDGDTVRIGGTVMTARVTPGHTKGCTTWTTTTEENDKPLHVVFVCSTSVLDGYHLVKNAAYPHIATDYEKTFRILRSLPCDVFLGSHGSFFALTAKRAAMLRGVKPNPFIDPAGYRSYLDRSEAAFREDLRRQLQQQKNSNATGAAQHGIRPLAETELSRYSFPR from the coding sequence ATGAACCGAAAGCTTTTTTTGTGTGCCGCGCTTCTTGTCTTTTGCCTCGCAGCTTTTTACGCCTCAACGCATGCCGGGTCACCGCAGGCGGATGCCTCCGCGCGCGCGATGAATCAACCCGTGAAGCCGTTCCACATCATCGGGAATATTTATTACGTGGGCGCAAGCGACGTCACCTCTTTCCTGATCGTCACGCCCGCCGGCGACATTCTGCTCGATGGAGGCTTCGTCGAAACGGCGCCGCAGATTGAAGCGAACATTCGCGCCCTTGGATTTCATCTCCGCGATGTGAAAATCCTGCTCAATAGTCACGCGCATTACGACCACGCCGGCGGGTTGTCTGACATACAGCGCGCCACCGGCGCGAAGTTCTATGCCAGCGCAGCCGACGCTCCCTCATTGGCAGCCGGCGGCCGCGGCGATTTTTACTTCGGCGACTCTCTGCCCTTTTCGCCGGTTAAGCCCTCTCGTTTGCTCAGCGACGGAGACACGGTTCGCATCGGCGGCACAGTGATGACCGCTCGCGTTACGCCCGGTCACACCAAAGGCTGCACCACTTGGACCACCACGACAGAGGAAAATGACAAGCCGCTGCATGTCGTCTTTGTCTGCAGCACATCGGTCCTCGACGGCTATCATCTCGTCAAAAACGCCGCATATCCCCATATCGCCACCGACTACGAAAAAACGTTTCGCATTCTGCGCTCTTTGCCTTGCGACGTTTTCCTGGGCTCGCACGGCTCGTTCTTCGCTCTCACCGCCAAGCGCGCCGCCATGCTTCGCGGCGTAAAACCGAATCCGTTCATCGATCCCGCGGGCTATCGTTCGTATCTCGATCGCAGCGAAGCGGCGTTTCGCGAAGATTTGCGCCGCCAGTTGCAGCAGCAGAAGAACTCAAATGCCACAGGCGCAGCACAGCACGGAATTCGCCCGCTCGCGGAGACGGAGTTAAGCCGTTACAGCTTCCCTCGCTGA